The Helicoverpa zea isolate HzStark_Cry1AcR chromosome 2, ilHelZeax1.1, whole genome shotgun sequence DNA window CTTACTAGTCCTTCTTGACTTTAGCAGTGCATTCAACTCTGTTGATTTTGATATTCTTCTCGGCATTCTAAAATCTCTCAATATTTCCCCTTCCACCCTAAGTTGGtttgattcttatttaaaaggcCGTTCACAATATGTCCGCCTCGATAACCTAACCTCTGGCTGGTGCAATCTCACTGCGGGTGTacctcaaggtggcgttctctctcctctcctgttttctattttcattgactctgtctcaaaggtcatttcttcccacttccatctctatgcagacgacttgcagctttaCAGACATTTTCCTTGTGCTGATGCAGAAGCTGCCATTGCTGCCATGAATCGTGACCTGGATGCGATTGGTGATTGGGCGCAGTCCTTTGGACTGCAAATTAATCCCAGGAAGTCTCAGGCCATGATTATTGGTAGCAGATACATGCGTAGCAGGCTAGATATTGCGTCACTACCACCGCTTAGTTTAAATGGGGTTCAGATCGACTACACTAATACAGCGAAAAACCTAGGTGTTATTCTAGATTCTAACTTATCGTGGTCAGCTCAGGTCAATGAAGTTAGTCGCAAAGTTCACTACACTTTTCATACGCTAAAATGTCTTCAACACTTTTTGCCCTTAAAAACCATAATTTCTCTTGCTCAGACTCTCATCCAACCTATTATAGATTACGCCGATGCCTGTTATCTGGATGCCACAgaggagcttttaaataaacttgagcgcttgcaaaatctttgtattcgttttgtcttcaatcttaaaaaatatgatcatGTTTCACAATTTCGCAAGGATCTCAAGTGGCTCCCtattcgtcttcgcaggaacactcgcattttgtgtcttctATTCAATATCCTCTTCAATCCTAAATCTCCTTCgtacctgcgggaacgtttctcctttctccgctcacctgatgcttcctgcaggactcatctcaaatccctacttaaaatcccttcccactccactgaTTTCTATTCCTACtccttcaccgtgcacgctgtacggctgtggaataagttgccgcctgagctgaggagctgccagactgttgcattatttaaacgcaagttgaaggaacactatctttccttgTCATCATAGATGCTTATAgtatttagtgtatttatatatttttatacatatatatatatattgatatatattttatatttacatatttaggttaagttagtgattattttatgttagttatagcttcttttctttttacgcactctatctgcatctctttctattctaactctctcataacgggccagctggaagagatttctaatgaaataagctgtgcctttgtactatcttttctatttttcttcttctctgtattctgtgtgtgtgtacataaattgttaaataaataaataaaatcttttttagcGTCTTAAAAAAAGGGGTTCTTAGTATGAGCtgcatgtatgtttgtgcgcgattatctcacgtttggctgaaccgattttgatgcggatTTTAGCATaatatttgtcagacttaaagtatatttattgaagatttttttaaagttttatacaCTACCCATTTAAAAAGTACTGTACCTGATATACAAACAGGGGATGATATGGGTACTTGTCTTTGGTCTGCCTCACAATATCCAGGTAAGGTAATCCTGGCTTCACCATCAGGAAATCTGCACCTTCAGCCACGTCTcgtgcctgaaaataaagacaaaaaaataaatcaatatgtaTTAATTCTAACTACTGTACTAGTAGTTTTAACGCGATTTCAGTCGCGTCCCTTGGTAACTGCTACCCGtacggggataaaatatataggtatagcttatgttactcgggaagagtaggtatagatttccaacagtgagatttttaaaaaatcagtttagtagtttcggagttttTAGGGtacaagaaattaaaaataagttttcatctttattatattagtataaattaggCCAGGGTCCTAATAGTTATGATTATGAAAGCGACTACCGTGGACGATATCTCCGGATTTGGCAGTATTGCGTGTTCGTTGAAATAAGTGTTTACTAAACATATTTCGATGTTTAAATACTCAGTACaggatttttttacaaaaataaattactcgaGGCTTTACTTACTTAGCACTGCGTAAGTTACTTGAGCTATATTGAGTAACATGTTAATGCCTTTAAGCTTTACTTAGCCCGTTAGTGACTATTTAGCTTTAGGGCTTTAGCTTAAGGGTgtatctacacggtgcatgtagctggagcaagttaacatgcgcaagttaGAGACAAGACCCGCGCGCACTCAACAAAGCACGCGAGTGGGTAGCCTGCTTTGGATAGCCTACATGCTCGGGTCGCTGgatccgcacgtttttaaaatgcatgtaacctgcgcatgtgcaagctacttgcaccgtgtagatgcacccttactTAGGACCTATTTGGGTACCTTGAATACTCTACAAATCTTTTGCTGTCTACAAACTATGATACTCACAGCAGCCCTAGCAGCAAGCCCCGCACTGCCGGGCGGCAGCTGGTAGCACTTCCTGTCACCCTCCATGGGACTGCTCTTCATTGTGTCGCGAAACGGCCCGTACATTGACGACGCAAACTTACACGAGTATGATAATACTGACACCTGGAATATAgagggaaaaaaatatttaggttttttCTACAACaataatagtaattttatttttagaataacttttaattatctaaaaattcttaggtatatttaaaaaatttgaaaaaaatgtctATTAGTTCATGTTGCAACCCATTTAGGGCACTTCTAAGCTCATTTTAAAatgtcacactagttgcacaattccaaatagttggtctcatggagaagaactggCAAGAAACCCCATAAAATTCATTTTGTATAGTTAGACACAAAGGCTGGAATGCATGGACTTTCTTtacataatttgtaaatatttactttatgtgTTTGTTGTACAAGTCACTGCAAGTGTTTTAGATAAATCAAAGCTCAAAGGGAAACTCTTGAAAAGGAATGTTTGAGCAACGGTGTACTTCTCAAAGAATACTCACTGTATTTTGCAGTTTACAAGCCACCAAGGCATCTTTAATAGCTTTTATTCTGTTGTCCATCATGTCGGAAGGCGCGACAATTTGTGCACCTGTACAGTGTTAAGTAGCtttgtcatatttatttatttaccctcGAACATGTCAATTTGGATTAAATACTTCAATTTACaaagtgattattttattttgttgaattgAAATTTTTATGTTCTAATCAGGTCTTATCTACTGATTTTTACAAGGCCAGGTCAAAGACCAAACTATgaagaataaacaaaaaataatcaaaaaccaAAATTATAGTGATGCCtcgcctttttccaactatgtaaGAGTTGGTTTCCAGTaaatggagcaactgcctacaatattgaaacatattttgtaaaagtaAATTACCAGCTTTGGCATAAGCTAAGGCCACTTCAGCAATCCTCCGGACAGAAGCTGCATGGTCAATGGCTCCAGTAGGTGTAAGAAGACCACAGTGACCGTGAGAAGTGTATGGACATAAGCAGACATCACAGGCTATGAGGAGATTGGGAAATTTAGCCCGAAGTTTAGGAAGAGCCTTTATTACTGGATTCTCTGGGCAATCGGCACTTGATCCTGTAGCATCCTGGtggaaaataaaactgtttttataattccattttcaaatttgACATTACCAGCCAGtcatgttatatttatttttgtaatataacCAACCTTAGGCAGAGCGCTGACAATTCCAAATATGAGTATGGATTGCAGTCCTTTATTGACCAGTTCTTCAAGTTGTGAAATTAGCTGGTTTATGCCAAATCTGCAGACGTTGGCCATGCTAGCCACTGGCTGAAAAGCGTTGTCATCTTctctattttgataaataaaaaaatatacttatattacaaaataaatattttatggctttGTGGCTGCACTGCATTCAGAGAACATTAGGTTAGGGTCATTAAGGAAGATTCTAGCCAAGTTTTATGAAGAATTTCTATAACATGCAAAGTTATCatgataaatgaaaaataattctgATTGATGGTTGAATGAATCTGGTAACTATTTTATGATCATAACTTGTTTATAGCCAAGTATTTTCTAGTACTTACAATAAGAAGACGGGGTACATAATATTGTGAGGCTCAATACTTGTATTTGGCTCTTGTAATTTCCTCAGAGTGGAGTGAAAGTATCCCCCTTGCAGTACATGTTCGGCACTCAAAAATAATTGATTCATCTCGAATAAGAAAAGTCTAATTCCAAAAAACGTTCAACGGGTAAAAGCGACAAAGTCTCAAGCTGCACTAAATTGAATTTTATCAGTAGTtcagtaattaattaatcttaAGATAtgcttattattttgaatacacGTATGTCATTGTCGTCAATGGGCCGTGGTAGTGATAACAATTTGTGATCTAACGCCTTATCACATTTTGAGATAGCCATATACAAAACCTCTTAAAAGCAAGCAAGATAACACGAAAATGTATGCTATTTTACACCAAATTGCATTCTATGGAacgaacaacaaaaaaaaaaacaagagtgAATGTCAAAGTGAcagtatatgtttttttttatcaaat harbors:
- the LOC124644279 gene encoding delta-aminolevulinic acid dehydratase translates to MNQLFLSAEHVLQGGYFHSTLRKLQEPNTSIEPHNIMYPVFLLEDDNAFQPVASMANVCRFGINQLISQLEELVNKGLQSILIFGIVSALPKDATGSSADCPENPVIKALPKLRAKFPNLLIACDVCLCPYTSHGHCGLLTPTGAIDHAASVRRIAEVALAYAKAGAQIVAPSDMMDNRIKAIKDALVACKLQNTVSVLSYSCKFASSMYGPFRDTMKSSPMEGDRKCYQLPPGSAGLAARAAARDVAEGADFLMVKPGLPYLDIVRQTKDKYPYHPLFVYQVSGEYAMICRSGDSTEVQTILMETLTSMRRAGADCIITYFAPLIIDVISKKQ